The genomic DNA CGCCCGGACCTGAAGACGCTTGTGCTCCTCGAGACGATGGCGGGGAAGGGGAGCGAGGTCGGACGCACCTTCGAGGAGCTGCGTGCGATTATCGATCGCGTGGAACTTTCGGACAAGGTCGGGGTATGCCTCGATACCTGCCACGTGCACGATGGCGGCTACGATATCGTGAACCGCCTGGACTGGGTGCTGGAACAGTTCGACAAGGTTATCGGGCTAGGGAGGCTGCATGCGATCCACCTGAACGACAGCAAGAACCCGCTCGCAAGCCACAAGGACCGCCATGAGGTCATCGGTGCGGGCTTTATCGGGCTTGATGCGCTGGTGCGCGTGGTGAACCATCCGGCGCTCCGCGACCTGCCGTTCTACCTTGAAACCCCGAACGAACTCCCCGGTTATGCGAAAGAGATTGCCCTGATGCGTTCTTTTTCGTCATTCTGACGCCCGAAGGGCGGAAGAATCCAGGTCTGGATCCTTCGGCACCGCCTCAGGATGACGATTTAAACAAAAAAACGCATTTTTTGCAAAAAATCCCCTTGACAACGGGCGAGTAAAATCTA from Fibrobacter sp. UWR3 includes the following:
- a CDS encoding deoxyribonuclease IV; this encodes MLIGCHLSSAAGFKAMGEDALSIGANVFQFFTRNPRGGSAKPFDKADADALVQLMRENKFGPALAHAPYTLNPCAADPGLRDYARDVMKDDLWRMDHFPGAMYNFHPGSHVKQGAERGIELIAEHLNAILRPDLKTLVLLETMAGKGSEVGRTFEELRAIIDRVELSDKVGVCLDTCHVHDGGYDIVNRLDWVLEQFDKVIGLGRLHAIHLNDSKNPLASHKDRHEVIGAGFIGLDALVRVVNHPALRDLPFYLETPNELPGYAKEIALMRSFSSF